Below is a genomic region from Telmatobacter sp. DSM 110680.
ATACATGTATAAACTTGGCGAGGCCGGGCAGTAAGAATGCAGCGCTAATCTCTGTCAGAATGAGCAGCTTTTCTCAGGCGATCGCGAATTGCCTCGCCGACTCCTGCGGTTTGTGGGAGGGGGCAGAGGATTACAGTGCAGCCTTCCGCATCGAGCGCGCGCAATCCTGCGTAGAGTTTCTCGGCCAGTTCTTCAGGCGCACTCCAACGACCCCATGGAAACTCGGCGGCACCGCGTAGCGGCGGTTCGAACGTGGTCTGAGCCAGTTCCGCAGGTAGCATGATGCCTAGTCGATCTTTGGTGAAGGGCCGAGCTGCGTTGACCAGATGCGCGGGAAGGTCGGCCAGCGCGGCTTCGACGAGGATAAGGTGCGCGCGCGGCGCATAGTGGCGCAGGCCCACTCCTGGAGAGGGAAGCGACTCGCGAACAGCGCTGATTGGAAGCATTTGTTCCTTGAAGTAATCCACGGGACCGGCAACTTCACGAATCTGCTGGGCGGTTATCGCTCCGGGGCGGTAGATGAGCATCGGGCTTTGAGTCGGATCGAGGACAGTCGATTCAACTCCGTGCTGAGTTGGACCCGCGTCAACAACAGCGTCGATTCTGCCGTCGAGATCTGCGAGGACGTGTGCGGCGGTTGTGGGACTAATGTGGCTGAAAATATTAGCGCTGGGTGCGGCAACGGGCACTCCAGCCTGTCGAATGATTTCAAAGGCGACGAGATGCGCGGGCATGCGGACGCCGACTAGCGGACGACCGGCGGTGACAACGTCGGGAATAGTGGCGGAACGGGGCAGGAGCAGCGTCAAAGGTCCGGGCCAAAACTCCTCCATCAACCTGCGCACGATAGGCGCATACTCGGTGACGAGGTGACTCAACATCGAATTTTGATGGACCGGCCCGGCGATGTGCACGATGATCGGATCCCACGATGGGCGCTGTTTGGCATTAAATATGCGCTCAACTGCGGCAGGGTCGAGCGCGTTGGCGCCAAGGCCGTAGACCGTTTCGGTCGGCAAGGCGACCAGGCCGCCGGTGCGAAGAATCTGTGCCGCGCGAGCGATGGCAACTTGCGCATGCCTGGTGTGGATGGCTGCAGGATCGACGACAAGGCGTTCGGTCTTCACGTTATCATTGTCGCTGTTTGTAGCGCCGGCGGCTACCTGCGTATACTCACTCCTTATCATGTCTATCGAGACGGAGATCAAATTCCGGGTTTCGAGTGTGGGAGAACTTGTGCTGCAGCTTCGTGGAGCTGGGTTTCGCCAGCAGACGCCGCGCTCATTTGAAAGTAATGTTCTGTATGACACGGCTGACCGCAAGATGCGTGCGCGGACAGAGATTCTCCGCATCCGCAGCTATGCGGGCAAGTGGATGGTGACGCATAAGAGGCTGCCGGACATCGGACCGGGCGAGGATGCGCACAAGCATCGCGTGGAGACGGAGACTGAAGTTGGCGACGGCGATGTGCTGGCACAGGTCTTCAAGTCGCTTGGGCTGGTCGAGGCATTTCGCTACGAGAAGTGGCGCAGCGAGTGGACCGACGATGAAGGGCACTGCGTAATCGATGAGACGCCGATCGGCGACTACGCGGAACTTGAAGGTTCTGCGGAGTGGATTGATCGCACCGCGGCACGAATCGGCGTGGATCGCACGGCTTACATCACGCTCAGCTATGGGCGGCTTTTCGAGCAGTGGCGCGAAGAGCATCATTCCGAGGCCAACGATCTGACGTTCGATGCGGTTGCGGCGGCGGTTGGAAATCACTAAGGGTGGCGCAATGTGCCTCTGACTACGCGCTTTCCTGGCTGGATCGCCGCCAATAAGGATGTCTTTCGCATCCACCGAAACTCGTGGTAGGTTTGGCGCATGCGCAATTCGATGATTTCCTTGTTCGCCATGTGTTTTCTGATTTCCGTTTCTGCGCTCGCCCAAAAAGACGGTGATGCGCGCGTCCTGCGATACGCCATCGTTTCAGCTGGTCAAAGAGCTGGTAGTGAGGTCGACACTTTCAGTCCGGACGGCAGGATCACGAGTGCATTCGAATTTAACGATCGCGGACGTGGACCGAAGATCGAAGCGCGATATGTGGTTGGGTCAGATGGGATGCCCATGCGCACGGACATCACCGGCGTCGACTACTTGAAAGCGCCCGTCGATGAGCACTTCAGCGCGGAAGGCGGGCAAGCCCAGTGGAAAAGCACATCCGAGGAGGGTCACGCGCCGGCAGGGCGTTTCTATATAGCGATTAACTCTCCCGCGTTGGAAACTGCACTGCTCGCCCAAAAGCTTGTCAAAGCCGGTACCGTAGGCGTCAAGCTGTTTCCCGCAGGCGAGGCGCACATCGAAAAACTTGCCGAACTGACTCTTGAGGATCACGGCGAGTCCATGCATGTTGCCGAGTATGCAATCACGGGCCTGGCGTACACGCCGATCTCAGTGTGGCTGGATGATCAACTGAATTTTTTTGCACAGCCCGGTACGTGGACCGCGATTTTGCGCGAAGGCTGGGAATCGACCAACGCCAAACTGGATGCATTCACCAAGCAGTCCGACACGGACCGATATAAACAACTGGCCCTTAAGTTGACCCGGCACCCGAAAACGCCGCTCGCCATTGAGCATGTCCGACTTTACGATTCTGTTCACGCGACGATGGCGGACGATCAAACGGTCGTTGTGAGCGGCGATCACATCATGGCTGTATCTCCGGCTGCGTCAGCGCAAGTGCCAGCGAACGCCGAACACATTGATGGCCGCGGAAAAACGCTGCTTCCGGGGTTGTTCGATATGCACGCCCATGCCCAACCCGCTGATGGCATTATGAACATCGCGAGTGGAGTGACCTCGATTCGCGACATGGGAAATGACATTAATGACCTGGCCACGATGCAGCAGCAGTGGCAGGAAGGAAGTACTATCGGTCCGCGGGTTTCTAAGGCTGGACTTATCGACGGCCGTGACCCGATGCAGGCTCCAACTGGAATCTTCGTCACAACGCAAGACGAGGCGAACGCAGCGGTGAATCATTATGCGGATCTGGGATATATCCAGACCAAGGTTTACAGCTCTCTGAACCCTGCGTTGCTCCCGGAAATCATTCAAGTTTCACATCAACGCGGGATGCGCGTTAGCGGTCACATTCCGAACGGGATTACGGCTTCGCAATTCGTAAGCGAGGGTGCCGATGAGATTCAGCACATCAATTTCATTTTCCTCAACTTCCTTGCAGACAAAGTTAAAGACACGCGAACTCCGGAACGTTTCACTTCTGTGGGACAGTATGCTCGCGAACTGGATCTGCATTCAAAGCCTGTGAATGACTTTATCGATCTGCTGCTGCAGCATCACACTACCGTAGATGTGACGCTCGCAACTTTCGAAGGCATGTTCATCGGCCGGCCAGGGCACGTCTCGCCGGACTTCGCGCCGGTTCTCGATCGCTTGCCGGCGCAAATTCAGCGCGGGGCATTCACTGGAGGACTGACCGTGACCTCTGCCAACGACCAGACTTACCGAGATTCCTGGGCAGCCATGCTGAAGATGACCAAGCGGATGTACGATGCGGGAGTGCCGATCCTTGCCGGAACCGATGCCACGGCGGGGATTATGCTCCATCGCGAACTTGAACTGGAAGTCCAGGCTGGAATTGCTCCTCTGAAGGCGCTTCAAAACGCAACATTTGTTGCTGCCACGGTCCTCAAGAAGCAGGATCAACTGGGATCAATCGAGCCGGGAAAACTAGCAGATATGGTGCTGGTGGAGGGCGATCCTGGCGCCAACATCGCCGATATTCGGCGCTGTCGCACTGTAATCAAGAATGGAGCGGTGTTTGACAGCGGCCGGCTTTATAGCGCGGCAGGAATTCTTCCTGCGAAGTAGACTACGGTTTTTTAACAGCCCGGTATGGGGATGTGGATTGATCGCACCGTCGCCCGGATCGGTGCGGACGCTCTCTGGGTTTGCGCGTGGCTGAGTTGCGGATTGGACAAGACGGCGTTTGCGAGGACTCAACTTATCCTGCCGCTCGCCAAAAGCCGATAGCGTTCAATCACAATTGCCGCTCAACCCTTGTGCTTATCGTCTCTTCTTCTTCGGGCGAGCGTCAGCGAAGGGGTTCCTTTGCCGACGCCGCCGAACCAGGTGGTTCACGGAAGGGTTCCACAGAGATGCGCTCGTAACACACTTCCAAAACCGTCAGGTATTCTGACCCGCCGGGCGCGTGGAGAACTACGCTGTCACCCGCTGTCGACTTCATCAACGCGCGCCCGAGAGGTGACACCCAACTGATGTGGTTGCGGTTGAGATCGACCTCGTCGGTGCCTACGATGCTCACTACTCGCTCCGCCCCCGCGGCGTTGGCATAGCGGACGGTCGCCCCGAAGAACGCCCTCGCCTCCGCCTGTCTCGATCTCGGAGCTTCCGGGTCCACCACTTCAGCGGCCTCGATTCGCTTTGTGAGAAAGCGAATCCGTCCATCAATCTGCCGCAGTCGCCGCTTGCCGTACTGATAGTCGGCGTTTTCACTGCGATCGCCGTTGCCAGCGGCCCACGCCACCACCTCCGCCACTGCCGGGCGGTCCCTAGTAAGCAGAAAACGGTGCTCATCTTTGAGGCGCTGCAGCCCGCCTGGGGTTATGTAGTTCTTGACTTGCGTGGCGGGCTCGTCCGGTTGTGGTCGTCTTGTAAAGCCTTTACGCATCTCGCAAGTCCTCTCACGGAATATCGTCGATTTGGACATAACCAAAATGTGAAGACGAAAGGATGGTAGAGGCTCGCACTATCCCAGGTCCGAAAATCCGGGCCAAAACAGAAGCAGATCCTTCGCTTACCACCCCCAAACTGAGGAAGGCGTTTGGAGCCCCGTTCGCTGAGGACGACACTCCACGCAAATGGGAAGTTGTGCTAGGCTTCCGCGCCGTGGCACTTCTTGTATTTTTTGCCTGAGCCGCAGGGGCAAGGATCGTTGCGGCCGACTTTTTCTCCGGTGCGGCGTTGCGAGGCTTCTGTTCCGTTTCCTGCGCCGGCGCGGGTGGCGGCTTCGAGTTCACGCTGCTTCTTGCGGGCGAACTCCTTCTCCAACTGATCGATGGTGGTGGAGGGGGCACGCGTCGGGATCGTAATCTCGCGCGGTGGCTGTGCACCGTCGCGCAGGCTGG
It encodes:
- a CDS encoding L-threonylcarbamoyladenylate synthase, whose product is MKTERLVVDPAAIHTRHAQVAIARAAQILRTGGLVALPTETVYGLGANALDPAAVERIFNAKQRPSWDPIIVHIAGPVHQNSMLSHLVTEYAPIVRRLMEEFWPGPLTLLLPRSATIPDVVTAGRPLVGVRMPAHLVAFEIIRQAGVPVAAPSANIFSHISPTTAAHVLADLDGRIDAVVDAGPTQHGVESTVLDPTQSPMLIYRPGAITAQQIREVAGPVDYFKEQMLPISAVRESLPSPGVGLRHYAPRAHLILVEAALADLPAHLVNAARPFTKDRLGIMLPAELAQTTFEPPLRGAAEFPWGRWSAPEELAEKLYAGLRALDAEGCTVILCPLPQTAGVGEAIRDRLRKAAHSDRD
- a CDS encoding class IV adenylate cyclase; this encodes MSIETEIKFRVSSVGELVLQLRGAGFRQQTPRSFESNVLYDTADRKMRARTEILRIRSYAGKWMVTHKRLPDIGPGEDAHKHRVETETEVGDGDVLAQVFKSLGLVEAFRYEKWRSEWTDDEGHCVIDETPIGDYAELEGSAEWIDRTAARIGVDRTAYITLSYGRLFEQWREEHHSEANDLTFDAVAAAVGNH
- a CDS encoding amidohydrolase family protein, which translates into the protein MRNSMISLFAMCFLISVSALAQKDGDARVLRYAIVSAGQRAGSEVDTFSPDGRITSAFEFNDRGRGPKIEARYVVGSDGMPMRTDITGVDYLKAPVDEHFSAEGGQAQWKSTSEEGHAPAGRFYIAINSPALETALLAQKLVKAGTVGVKLFPAGEAHIEKLAELTLEDHGESMHVAEYAITGLAYTPISVWLDDQLNFFAQPGTWTAILREGWESTNAKLDAFTKQSDTDRYKQLALKLTRHPKTPLAIEHVRLYDSVHATMADDQTVVVSGDHIMAVSPAASAQVPANAEHIDGRGKTLLPGLFDMHAHAQPADGIMNIASGVTSIRDMGNDINDLATMQQQWQEGSTIGPRVSKAGLIDGRDPMQAPTGIFVTTQDEANAAVNHYADLGYIQTKVYSSLNPALLPEIIQVSHQRGMRVSGHIPNGITASQFVSEGADEIQHINFIFLNFLADKVKDTRTPERFTSVGQYARELDLHSKPVNDFIDLLLQHHTTVDVTLATFEGMFIGRPGHVSPDFAPVLDRLPAQIQRGAFTGGLTVTSANDQTYRDSWAAMLKMTKRMYDAGVPILAGTDATAGIMLHRELELEVQAGIAPLKALQNATFVAATVLKKQDQLGSIEPGKLADMVLVEGDPGANIADIRRCRTVIKNGAVFDSGRLYSAAGILPAK
- the greB gene encoding transcription elongation factor GreB → MRKGFTRRPQPDEPATQVKNYITPGGLQRLKDEHRFLLTRDRPAVAEVVAWAAGNGDRSENADYQYGKRRLRQIDGRIRFLTKRIEAAEVVDPEAPRSRQAEARAFFGATVRYANAAGAERVVSIVGTDEVDLNRNHISWVSPLGRALMKSTAGDSVVLHAPGGSEYLTVLEVCYERISVEPFREPPGSAASAKEPLR